In a genomic window of Streptomyces roseoviridis:
- a CDS encoding L-threonylcarbamoyladenylate synthase, producing MARRYDCNEATDRATGLREAASAVRRGELVVLPTDTVYGLGADAFGSEAVADLLAAKGRGRNMPTPVLIGSPNTLHGLVTDFSEQAWELVDAFWPGALTLVARHQPSLQWDLGDTRGTVAIRMPLHPVAIELLTEVGPMAVSSANLTGHPAPEDCDAAQGMLGDSVSVYLDGGPTPGNVPSSIVDVTGKVPVLLREGALSAEDLRKVVPDLEVAS from the coding sequence ATGGCTCGGCGATACGACTGCAACGAGGCGACGGACCGGGCGACGGGTCTGCGTGAGGCCGCGTCCGCCGTACGTCGCGGCGAGCTGGTCGTGCTCCCCACCGACACGGTCTACGGGCTCGGGGCGGACGCCTTCGGCTCCGAGGCCGTCGCCGACCTGCTCGCGGCCAAGGGGCGCGGCCGGAACATGCCGACGCCCGTCCTGATCGGCTCCCCGAACACCCTGCACGGCCTCGTCACGGACTTCTCCGAGCAGGCGTGGGAACTCGTCGACGCGTTTTGGCCCGGGGCGCTGACCCTGGTCGCCCGCCACCAGCCCTCGCTCCAGTGGGACCTCGGCGACACCCGCGGCACCGTCGCCATCCGGATGCCGCTGCACCCGGTCGCGATCGAACTGCTCACGGAGGTCGGCCCGATGGCGGTCTCCTCGGCGAACCTCACCGGACACCCGGCGCCGGAGGACTGCGACGCGGCGCAGGGCATGCTCGGCGACTCCGTCTCCGTCTACCTCGACGGCGGCCCCACGCCCGGCAACGTGCCCTCGTCGATCGTCGACGTCACGGGCAAGGTGCCGGTGCTGCTGCGCGAGGGCGCGCTGTCGGCGGAGGACCTCCGGAAGGTGGTACCCGACCTCGAGGTGGCCAGTTGA
- the prmC gene encoding peptide chain release factor N(5)-glutamine methyltransferase — MNLLLAEVAQATQRLADAGVPSPRFDAEELAAFVHGVKRGELHNVKDADFDARYWEAIARREAREPLQHITGRAFFRYLELQVGPGVFVPRPETESVVGWAIDAVRAMDVVEPLIVDLCTGSGAIALAMAQEVPRSRVHAVELSDDALVWTRKNAEGSRVTVHQGDALTALPELDGQVDLVISNPPYIPLTEWEYVAPEARDHDPEMALFSGEDGLDTIRGIERTAHRLLRPGGLVVVEHADTQGGQVPWIFNEEAGWADAADHPDLNNRPRFATARKATP; from the coding sequence GTGAACCTGCTGCTTGCCGAGGTGGCCCAGGCCACCCAGCGGCTGGCCGACGCCGGCGTTCCCTCACCGCGTTTCGACGCCGAGGAGCTCGCCGCGTTCGTGCACGGCGTCAAGCGGGGGGAGCTGCACAACGTCAAGGACGCGGACTTCGACGCCCGCTACTGGGAGGCCATCGCCCGCCGCGAGGCGCGCGAGCCGCTCCAGCACATCACCGGCCGGGCGTTCTTCCGCTACCTGGAGCTCCAGGTCGGTCCCGGCGTCTTCGTGCCGCGCCCCGAGACCGAGTCCGTGGTCGGCTGGGCCATAGACGCCGTACGGGCCATGGACGTCGTCGAGCCGCTCATCGTCGACCTGTGCACCGGCTCCGGCGCCATCGCGCTCGCCATGGCGCAGGAGGTGCCGCGCTCGCGCGTGCACGCCGTGGAGCTGTCCGACGACGCGCTCGTGTGGACCCGGAAGAACGCCGAGGGCTCGCGCGTCACCGTCCACCAGGGCGACGCGCTGACCGCGCTCCCGGAGCTCGACGGCCAGGTCGACCTGGTGATCTCCAACCCGCCGTACATCCCCCTCACCGAGTGGGAGTACGTGGCGCCCGAGGCCCGCGACCACGACCCCGAGATGGCCCTGTTCTCCGGCGAGGACGGCCTCGACACCATCCGGGGCATCGAACGCACCGCGCACCGGCTGCTGCGGCCGGGCGGGCTCGTCGTCGTCGAGCACGCGGACACCCAGGGCGGCCAGGTGCCGTGGATCTTCAACGAGGAGGCCGGCTGGGCGGACGCCGCCGACCACCCGGACCTCAACAACCGGCCGCGGTTCGCGACGGCCCGCAAGGCCACCCCATGA
- the prfA gene encoding peptide chain release factor 1 — MFEAVEELVGEHADLEKKLADPSVHADQANARKLNKRYAELTPIVATYRSWKQTGDDIETARELAHDDPDFAAEVKELEKQREELTDRLRLLLVPRDPSDDKDVILEIKAGAGGDESALFAGDLLRMYLRYAERVGWKTEIIDATESELGGYKDVQVAVKTKGGNGATEPGQGVWARLKYEGGVHRVQRVPATESQGRIHTSAAGVLVTPEAEEVEVEIHANDLRIDVYRSSGPGGQSVNTTDSAVRITHLPTGIVASCQNEKSQLQNKEQAMRILRSRLLAAAQEKAEAEAADARRSQVRTVDRSEKIRTYNYPENRISDHRVGFKAYNLDQVLDGELDAVIQACVDADAAAKMAGS, encoded by the coding sequence ATGTTCGAGGCGGTCGAGGAACTGGTCGGCGAACACGCCGACCTCGAGAAGAAGCTCGCCGATCCTTCGGTTCACGCCGACCAGGCCAACGCGCGCAAGCTGAACAAGCGGTACGCCGAGCTGACCCCGATCGTCGCCACCTACCGCTCCTGGAAGCAGACCGGTGACGACATCGAGACCGCCCGCGAGCTGGCGCACGACGACCCGGACTTCGCCGCCGAGGTGAAGGAGCTGGAGAAGCAGCGCGAGGAGCTGACCGACAGGCTGCGGCTGCTGCTCGTCCCGCGCGACCCCAGCGACGACAAGGACGTCATCCTGGAGATCAAGGCCGGCGCCGGCGGCGACGAGTCCGCCCTCTTCGCCGGCGACCTGCTGCGGATGTACCTGCGCTACGCCGAGCGCGTCGGCTGGAAGACCGAGATCATCGACGCCACCGAGTCCGAGCTCGGCGGCTACAAGGACGTCCAGGTCGCCGTGAAGACCAAGGGCGGCAACGGGGCCACCGAGCCCGGCCAGGGCGTCTGGGCGCGACTGAAGTACGAGGGCGGTGTGCACCGCGTGCAGCGCGTGCCCGCCACCGAGTCGCAGGGCCGCATCCACACCTCCGCGGCCGGTGTGCTCGTCACGCCCGAGGCCGAGGAGGTCGAGGTCGAGATCCACGCCAACGACCTGCGCATCGACGTCTACCGCTCGTCCGGCCCCGGCGGCCAGTCCGTCAACACGACCGACTCCGCCGTCCGCATCACCCACCTGCCGACCGGCATCGTCGCCTCCTGCCAGAACGAGAAGAGCCAGCTCCAGAACAAGGAGCAGGCCATGCGCATCCTGCGCTCCCGGCTGCTCGCCGCCGCGCAGGAGAAGGCCGAGGCCGAGGCCGCCGACGCCCGCCGCAGCCAGGTCCGCACCGTCGACCGCTCCGAGAAGATCCGTACGTACAACTATCCGGAGAACCGCATCTCGGACCACCGCGTCGGCTTCAAGGCGTACAACTTGGACCAGGTGCTCGACGGCGAGCTCGACGCGGTCATCCAGGCCTGCGTCGACGCCGACGCGGCGGCCAAGATGGCCGGCTCGTAA
- the rpmE gene encoding 50S ribosomal protein L31, producing the protein MKREIHPEYVETQVSCTCGASFTTRSTLTEGTIRAEVCSECHPFYTGKQKILDTGGRVARFEARFGKAAGSAQK; encoded by the coding sequence TTGAAGCGCGAGATCCACCCCGAGTACGTCGAGACCCAGGTCAGCTGCACCTGTGGCGCGTCGTTCACCACCCGTAGCACCCTCACCGAGGGCACCATCCGTGCCGAGGTCTGCTCCGAGTGCCACCCGTTCTACACGGGCAAGCAGAAGATCCTCGACACCGGCGGCCGCGTGGCCCGCTTCGAGGCCCGCTTCGGCAAGGCTGCCGGCTCCGCCCAGAAGTAG
- a CDS encoding LCP family protein: MSQQNKSGRIAGRGPGRRRKAPARGRRAAAVAAWGGAVLVLVGGSGLGYVYYRLNGNLQGVDINAQLGKDRPEDVDNGSMDILVLGSDSRSGANGAYGRDEGAARSDTAMVLHVQEGHTRASVVSIPRDTLVDRPECTDRKGAVVPAGHRAMFNTAYEVGGPACAVKTVEAMSGIRMDHYVEVDFTGFKKLVDELGGVEITTTRAIRDSKSHLDLPPGTHTLDGEQSLGLVRTRKGVGDGSDLGRIQLQQAFMRAFLDRVKDVGVLTNPKTLLDLADTATKAITPDSELDSVNELTAFAKGLSGLGADDVHMITLPVEYDPLDPNRVVPLQAQGREVWKALKADRPIPASAVKDAATGKAEGVVKQSPAVRERSGNARE; the protein is encoded by the coding sequence ATGAGCCAGCAGAACAAGAGCGGCCGCATAGCCGGCCGCGGTCCCGGCCGCCGCCGCAAGGCGCCCGCCCGGGGCCGCCGCGCCGCGGCCGTCGCCGCCTGGGGCGGCGCCGTGCTCGTCCTCGTCGGCGGCTCGGGACTCGGCTACGTCTACTACCGGCTCAACGGCAACCTCCAGGGCGTCGACATCAACGCCCAGCTCGGCAAGGACCGCCCCGAGGACGTCGACAACGGCTCGATGGACATCCTCGTCCTCGGCTCCGACTCCCGCTCCGGCGCCAACGGCGCCTACGGCAGGGACGAGGGCGCCGCCCGCTCCGACACCGCGATGGTCCTCCACGTCCAGGAGGGCCACACCAGGGCGTCCGTGGTCTCCATCCCGCGCGACACCCTCGTCGACCGCCCCGAGTGCACCGACCGCAAGGGCGCCGTCGTCCCCGCCGGGCACCGGGCCATGTTCAACACGGCGTACGAGGTCGGCGGCCCCGCCTGCGCCGTGAAGACCGTCGAGGCGATGTCCGGCATCCGCATGGACCACTACGTCGAGGTCGACTTCACCGGCTTCAAGAAGCTCGTCGACGAGCTCGGCGGCGTCGAGATCACCACCACCCGGGCCATCAGGGACTCCAAGAGCCACCTCGACCTCCCGCCCGGCACCCACACCCTCGACGGCGAGCAGTCCCTCGGCCTGGTCCGCACCCGCAAGGGCGTCGGCGACGGCAGCGACCTCGGCCGCATCCAGCTCCAGCAGGCGTTCATGAGGGCCTTCCTCGACCGCGTGAAGGACGTCGGCGTCCTCACCAACCCCAAGACGCTGCTGGACCTCGCCGACACCGCCACCAAGGCCATCACGCCCGACTCCGAGCTGGACTCGGTGAACGAGCTGACGGCCTTCGCCAAGGGCCTGTCCGGGCTCGGCGCCGACGACGTCCACATGATCACGCTGCCGGTCGAGTACGACCCCCTCGACCCCAACCGGGTCGTGCCCCTCCAGGCCCAGGGCCGCGAGGTCTGGAAGGCCCTCAAGGCCGACCGCCCGATCCCCGCCTCCGCCGTGAAGGACGCGGCCACCGGCAAGGCCGAAGGCGTCGTGAAACAGTCCCCGGCCGTCCGCGAACGGTCCGGAAACGCCCGGGAATAG
- the rho gene encoding transcription termination factor Rho produces MSDTTDLMGVTADNSVDTAAPAAGAATGTTARRRRSGTGLEGMVLAELQQVASGLGIRGTARMRKSQLIEVIKEAQAGGGSAAPAKTADDAETKPKRRATSKARTGETAAEAPKAEKAEPVAQQQIEIPGQPASDDAPAGERRRRRATAPAGSPEGEVKAETAQAVKTETRAETRTDAQADARAEAAADTAEGRGRRERDRDRGERGERGERRDRRDRQRDRGKGDDQQGGGQGGQRKERQGQGQPQGQGQGQQAGPQDDGYDDEAGGRRGRRGRYRDRRGRRGRDDFQAGEPQVSEDDVLIPVAGILDILDNYAFIRTSGYLPGPNDVYVSLAQVRKSGLRKGDHVTGAVRQPKEGERREKFNALVRLDSVNGMAPESGRGRPEFNKLTPLYPQDRLRLETDPGVLTTRIIDLVSPIGKGQRGLIVAPPKTGKTMIMQAIANAITHNNPECHLMVVLVDERPEEVTDMQRSVKGEVISSTFDRPAEDHTTVAELAIERAKRLVELGHDVVVLLDSITRLGRAYNLAAPASGRILSGGVDSTALYPPKRFFGAARNIEDGGSLTILATALVDTGSRMDEVIFEEFKGTGNMELKLDRKLADKRIFPAVDVDASGTRKEEILLGSDELSITWKLRRVLHALDQQQAIELLLDKMKQTKSNAEFLLQIQKTTPGASNND; encoded by the coding sequence GTGAGCGACACCACCGATCTGATGGGCGTGACTGCCGACAACAGTGTCGACACCGCCGCGCCCGCCGCAGGTGCTGCCACTGGCACCACCGCACGGCGCCGCCGCTCCGGCACCGGCCTCGAGGGCATGGTCCTGGCCGAGCTGCAGCAGGTCGCGTCCGGCCTCGGCATCAGGGGCACCGCGCGCATGCGCAAGAGCCAGCTGATCGAGGTCATCAAGGAGGCGCAGGCCGGAGGAGGCTCCGCCGCGCCCGCCAAGACGGCGGACGACGCCGAGACCAAGCCGAAGCGCCGCGCCACCTCCAAGGCCCGCACGGGCGAGACCGCCGCCGAGGCGCCGAAGGCCGAGAAGGCCGAGCCGGTCGCCCAGCAGCAGATCGAGATCCCCGGCCAGCCGGCCTCCGACGACGCCCCGGCCGGCGAGCGCCGCCGCCGTCGCGCCACCGCCCCCGCCGGTTCGCCGGAGGGCGAGGTCAAGGCCGAGACCGCCCAGGCCGTCAAGACCGAGACCCGCGCCGAGACCCGTACCGACGCCCAGGCGGACGCCAGGGCCGAGGCCGCCGCGGACACCGCCGAGGGCCGCGGCCGTCGCGAGCGCGACCGTGACCGCGGTGAGCGGGGCGAGCGCGGTGAGCGCCGCGACCGCCGGGACCGCCAGCGCGACCGCGGCAAGGGCGACGACCAGCAGGGCGGCGGCCAGGGCGGCCAGCGCAAGGAGCGTCAGGGCCAGGGTCAGCCGCAGGGCCAGGGCCAGGGCCAGCAGGCCGGTCCGCAGGACGACGGTTACGACGACGAGGCGGGCGGCCGTCGCGGCCGTCGCGGGCGCTACCGCGACCGCCGTGGGCGTCGTGGCCGCGACGACTTCCAGGCCGGTGAGCCGCAGGTCTCCGAGGACGACGTCCTGATCCCGGTCGCGGGCATCCTCGACATCCTCGACAACTACGCGTTCATCCGGACCTCCGGCTACCTGCCCGGCCCGAACGACGTCTACGTCTCCCTCGCCCAGGTCCGCAAGAGCGGCCTGCGCAAGGGCGACCACGTCACCGGTGCCGTGCGCCAGCCGAAGGAGGGCGAGCGCCGCGAGAAGTTCAACGCGCTGGTGCGCCTCGACTCGGTCAACGGCATGGCGCCGGAGTCCGGCCGCGGCCGCCCCGAGTTCAACAAGCTCACCCCGCTCTACCCGCAGGACCGCCTCCGTCTGGAGACCGACCCGGGCGTGCTGACCACGCGGATCATCGACCTCGTGTCGCCGATCGGCAAGGGCCAGCGCGGTCTGATCGTGGCCCCGCCGAAGACCGGCAAGACCATGATCATGCAGGCGATCGCCAACGCGATCACCCACAACAACCCCGAGTGCCACCTGATGGTCGTCCTCGTCGACGAGCGTCCGGAAGAGGTCACCGACATGCAGCGGTCGGTCAAGGGCGAGGTCATCTCCTCGACCTTCGACCGCCCGGCCGAGGACCACACCACCGTCGCCGAGCTGGCCATCGAGCGCGCCAAGCGCCTCGTCGAGCTGGGTCACGACGTGGTCGTCCTGCTGGACTCCATCACCCGCCTGGGCCGCGCGTACAACCTCGCGGCGCCCGCCTCCGGCCGCATCCTGTCCGGTGGTGTCGACTCGACCGCGCTCTACCCGCCGAAGCGCTTCTTCGGTGCCGCGCGCAACATCGAGGACGGCGGCTCGCTGACCATCCTGGCCACCGCGCTGGTCGACACCGGCTCGCGCATGGACGAGGTGATCTTCGAGGAGTTCAAGGGCACCGGCAACATGGAGCTCAAGCTCGACCGCAAGCTCGCCGACAAGCGCATCTTCCCGGCCGTCGACGTCGACGCCTCGGGCACGCGCAAGGAGGAGATCCTGCTCGGCAGCGACGAGCTCTCCATCACCTGGAAGCTGCGCCGGGTGCTGCACGCGCTCGACCAGCAGCAGGCGATCGAGCTGCTGCTCGACAAGATGAAGCAGACGAAGTCGAACGCCGAGTTCCTGCTCCAGATCCAGAAGACGACGCCCGGCGCCAGCAACAACGACTGA
- the thrB gene encoding homoserine kinase: MAGPAFRAAAVRVRVPATSANLGPGFDAFGLSLGLYDDVVVRVADSGLHIDIAGEGADNLPRDESHLLVRSMRTAFDLLGGQPRGLEVVCANRIPHGRGLGSSSAAICAGIVAARAVTIGGDARLDETALLELATEIEGHPDNVAACLLGGFTLAWTEGGAARAIRMEPSHSIVPVVFVPGKPVLTETARGLLPRAVPHVDAAANAGRAALLVEALTRRPELLLAATEDRLHQEYRAPAMPESIALVNRLRADGVPAVISGAGPTVLALAEHGTADKVALLAGEGWAANRLDLDGPGASVLPLAP; the protein is encoded by the coding sequence ATGGCCGGTCCCGCGTTCCGCGCCGCCGCCGTACGGGTGCGCGTTCCCGCCACCAGCGCCAATCTCGGCCCGGGCTTCGACGCCTTCGGCCTGTCGCTGGGGCTCTACGACGACGTCGTCGTCCGGGTCGCCGACTCCGGGCTGCACATCGACATCGCCGGAGAGGGCGCCGACAACCTGCCGCGCGACGAGAGCCACCTGCTCGTCCGCTCGATGCGCACGGCCTTCGACCTGCTCGGCGGACAGCCGCGCGGCCTCGAGGTGGTCTGTGCCAACCGCATCCCGCACGGCCGCGGCCTCGGTTCCTCCTCCGCCGCCATCTGCGCCGGCATCGTGGCCGCCCGCGCCGTGACCATAGGCGGCGACGCCCGTCTCGACGAGACGGCGCTGCTGGAACTGGCCACCGAGATCGAGGGCCACCCCGACAACGTCGCCGCCTGTCTGCTCGGCGGCTTCACGCTCGCCTGGACCGAGGGCGGCGCCGCGCGCGCCATCAGGATGGAGCCCTCGCATTCCATCGTTCCGGTGGTTTTCGTCCCCGGAAAGCCCGTCCTGACCGAGACCGCCCGCGGACTGCTGCCGCGCGCCGTCCCCCATGTGGACGCCGCCGCCAACGCCGGCCGTGCCGCCCTCCTCGTCGAGGCCCTGACCCGCCGCCCCGAGCTGCTGCTCGCGGCCACCGAGGACCGGCTGCACCAGGAGTACCGGGCACCCGCGATGCCGGAGAGCATCGCTCTTGTGAACCGGCTGCGGGCGGACGGAGTGCCCGCGGTCATCTCCGGCGCGGGCCCCACGGTCCTCGCGCTGGCCGAACACGGAACGGCCGACAAGGTCGCACTGCTCGCGGGCGAGGGGTGGGCCGCGAACCGGCTCGACCTCGACGGTCCCGGGGCGAGCGTCCTGCCGCTCGCGCCCTGA
- the thrC gene encoding threonine synthase: protein MTTKGTHQWRGIIEEYRDRLPVTDATPVVTLREGGTPLVPAQVLSERTGCEVHLKVEGANPTGSFKDRGMTMAITKAKEEGAQAVICASTGNTSASAAAYAVRAGMVSAVLVPRGKIALGKMGQALVHGAKILQVDGNFDDCLTLARGLSENYPVALVNSVNPVRIEGQKTAAFEIVDMLGDAPDIHVLPVGNAGNITAYWKGYREYAADGIAARTPRMWGFQASGSAPLVRGEVVKDPSTIATAIRIGNPASWQYALAARDESGGFIDEVTDREILQAYRLLAAQEGVFVEPASAASVAGLLKAAAQGKVDPGQTIVCTVTGNGLKDPDWAVAGAPQPVTVPVDAAAAAERLGLA, encoded by the coding sequence ATGACCACCAAGGGCACCCACCAGTGGCGCGGCATCATCGAGGAGTACCGGGACCGCCTTCCGGTCACGGACGCGACGCCGGTCGTCACGCTTCGTGAGGGCGGCACGCCGCTCGTCCCGGCCCAGGTCCTCTCCGAGCGCACGGGCTGCGAGGTCCACCTGAAGGTCGAGGGCGCGAACCCCACCGGCTCCTTCAAGGACCGGGGCATGACCATGGCCATCACCAAGGCCAAGGAGGAGGGCGCGCAGGCGGTCATCTGCGCCTCCACCGGCAACACCTCCGCCTCGGCCGCCGCCTACGCGGTACGGGCCGGCATGGTGTCCGCCGTCCTGGTGCCCCGGGGCAAGATCGCGCTGGGCAAGATGGGCCAGGCCCTCGTGCACGGCGCGAAGATCCTCCAGGTCGACGGCAACTTCGACGACTGCCTCACCCTGGCCCGCGGTCTGTCCGAGAACTACCCGGTGGCGCTGGTCAATTCGGTGAACCCGGTCCGGATCGAGGGGCAGAAGACCGCCGCCTTCGAGATCGTGGACATGCTCGGTGACGCCCCCGACATCCACGTCCTGCCGGTCGGCAACGCCGGCAACATCACCGCCTACTGGAAGGGCTACCGCGAATACGCGGCGGACGGCATCGCCGCCCGCACGCCGCGCATGTGGGGCTTCCAGGCCTCCGGTTCCGCCCCGCTGGTGCGCGGCGAGGTCGTCAAGGACCCGTCGACCATCGCCACCGCGATCCGGATCGGCAACCCGGCCTCCTGGCAGTACGCGCTCGCCGCGCGCGACGAGTCGGGCGGCTTCATCGACGAGGTGACGGACCGTGAGATCCTGCAGGCGTACCGCCTGTTGGCCGCTCAGGAGGGCGTCTTCGTCGAGCCGGCCTCGGCCGCCTCGGTGGCCGGTCTGCTGAAGGCCGCCGCCCAGGGCAAGGTCGACCCGGGCCAGACCATCGTCTGCACGGTCACCGGCAACGGCCTGAAGGACCCGGACTGGGCCGTCGCGGGAGCCCCGCAGCCGGTCACCGTCCCGGTCGACGCCGCTGCCGCCGCCGAGCGCCTCGGCCTGGCCTGA
- a CDS encoding homoserine dehydrogenase — protein sequence MMRTRPLKVALLGCGVVGSEVARIMTTHADDLAARIGAPVELAGVAVRRPDKVRGGVPAELITTDATALVKRGDIDVVVEVIGGIEPARTLITTAFEHGASVVSANKALLAQDGAALYAAAEQHGQDLYYEAAVAGAIPLIRPLRESLAGDKINRVMGIVNGTTNFILDKMDTSGAGYSEALDEATALGYAEADPTADVEGFDAAAKAAILAGIAFHTRVKLDDVYREGMTEVTAADFASAKQMGCTIKLLAICERAADGGSVTARVHPAMIPLSHPLASVREAYNAVFVEAEAAGRLMFYGPGAGGSPTASAVLGDLVAVCRNRLNEATGPGESAYTRLPVSPMGEVVTRYHISLDVADKPGVLAQVATVFAEHGVSIDTVRQQGKDGEASLVVVTHRAPDAALSGTVEALRKLDTVRGVASIMRVEGE from the coding sequence ATGATGCGTACGCGTCCGCTGAAGGTGGCGCTGCTGGGCTGTGGAGTGGTCGGCTCAGAGGTGGCGCGCATCATGACGACGCACGCCGACGACCTCGCCGCGCGCATCGGCGCGCCGGTCGAGCTCGCCGGTGTGGCCGTCCGCCGGCCCGACAAGGTCCGCGGCGGAGTCCCCGCCGAGCTGATCACCACCGACGCGACCGCCCTGGTCAAACGCGGCGACATCGACGTCGTCGTCGAGGTCATCGGCGGCATCGAGCCGGCCCGCACCCTCATCACCACCGCCTTCGAGCACGGCGCCTCCGTCGTCTCCGCCAACAAGGCCCTGCTCGCCCAGGACGGCGCCGCCCTCTACGCCGCCGCCGAGCAGCACGGCCAGGACCTCTACTACGAGGCCGCGGTCGCCGGCGCCATCCCGCTCATCCGCCCGCTGCGCGAGTCCCTCGCCGGCGACAAGATCAACCGCGTGATGGGCATCGTCAACGGCACGACGAACTTCATCCTCGACAAGATGGACACCTCCGGCGCGGGCTACTCCGAGGCCCTCGACGAGGCCACCGCGCTCGGTTACGCCGAGGCCGACCCGACCGCGGACGTCGAGGGCTTCGACGCCGCCGCCAAGGCCGCCATCCTCGCGGGGATCGCCTTCCACACGCGCGTGAAGCTCGACGACGTCTACCGCGAGGGCATGACCGAGGTCACGGCCGCCGACTTCGCCTCCGCCAAGCAGATGGGCTGCACCATCAAGCTGCTCGCCATCTGCGAGCGGGCCGCCGACGGCGGCTCCGTCACCGCGCGGGTGCACCCCGCGATGATCCCGCTCAGCCACCCGCTCGCCTCCGTCCGCGAGGCGTACAACGCCGTCTTCGTCGAGGCGGAGGCCGCCGGGCGGCTCATGTTCTACGGACCGGGCGCCGGCGGCTCGCCGACCGCGTCCGCCGTACTCGGCGACCTCGTCGCCGTCTGCCGCAACCGTCTCAACGAGGCGACGGGCCCCGGCGAGTCCGCGTACACCCGACTGCCCGTGAGCCCCATGGGCGAGGTCGTCACGCGGTACCACATCAGCCTCGACGTGGCCGACAAGCCGGGCGTCCTCGCCCAGGTCGCGACGGTCTTCGCCGAGCACGGGGTGTCGATCGACACCGTCCGCCAGCAGGGCAAGGACGGCGAGGCCTCCCTCGTCGTCGTCACCCACCGCGCGCCCGACGCCGCCCTCTCCGGGACCGTCGAGGCGCTGCGCAAGCTCGACACCGTGCGCGGTGTCGCCAGCATCATGCGTGTTGAAGGGGAGTAA
- the lysA gene encoding diaminopimelate decarboxylase translates to MSRSAHPAGPRHADVLPEGHYTAPPSDLNRLDPKVWSRTVRRDEQGQVTVGGLSVTELAEEFGTPAYFLDEDDFRARCRAWAEAFGQDADVFYAGKAFLSRAVVRWLTEEGLNLDVCSGGELTTALSAGMPAERIAFHGNNKSTEEIHKAVSAGVGRIVLDSFQEIVRVAHVAQSLGKRQRVQIRVTVGVEAHTHEFIATAHEDQKFGIALAGGQAAEAVRRALSLDGLELIGIHSHIGSQIFDMAGFEVSARRVVQLLAEVRDEHGVELPEIDLGGGLGIAYTSEDDPREPHHIAKALTEIVTRECEAAGLRTPRISVEPGRAIVGPTAFTLYEVGTVKPLEGLRTYVSVDGGMSDNIRTALYDAEYSVALVSRTSDAEPMLSRVVGKHCESGDIVVRDAFLPADVAPGDLIAVPATGAYCRSMASNYNHALRPPVVAVRDGEARVIVRRETEEDLLRLDVG, encoded by the coding sequence ATGAGCCGTTCCGCACACCCCGCCGGGCCCCGTCACGCCGACGTCCTTCCCGAGGGGCACTACACCGCGCCGCCGTCCGACCTCAACCGCCTCGACCCCAAGGTGTGGTCCCGGACCGTACGGCGCGACGAGCAGGGGCAGGTCACCGTCGGCGGCCTGAGCGTCACCGAGCTCGCCGAGGAGTTCGGGACGCCCGCCTACTTCCTCGACGAGGACGACTTCCGCGCCCGCTGCCGCGCCTGGGCCGAGGCCTTCGGCCAGGACGCCGACGTCTTCTACGCGGGCAAGGCGTTCCTGTCCCGGGCCGTCGTGCGCTGGCTCACGGAGGAGGGGCTCAACCTCGACGTCTGCTCCGGCGGCGAGCTCACCACCGCCCTCTCCGCCGGCATGCCCGCCGAGCGCATCGCCTTCCACGGCAACAACAAGTCCACGGAAGAGATCCACAAGGCCGTGAGCGCCGGCGTCGGGCGGATCGTCCTCGACTCCTTCCAGGAGATCGTCCGCGTCGCCCACGTCGCCCAGTCCCTCGGCAAGCGGCAGCGCGTCCAGATCCGGGTGACCGTCGGCGTCGAGGCCCACACCCACGAGTTCATCGCCACCGCGCACGAGGACCAGAAGTTCGGCATCGCCCTGGCCGGCGGGCAGGCCGCGGAGGCCGTCCGCCGCGCGCTCTCCCTCGACGGGCTCGAACTCATCGGCATCCACTCCCACATCGGGTCGCAGATCTTCGACATGGCCGGCTTCGAGGTGTCCGCCCGGCGCGTCGTCCAGCTGCTCGCCGAGGTCCGCGACGAGCACGGCGTCGAGCTGCCCGAGATCGACCTCGGCGGCGGTCTCGGCATCGCGTACACCTCCGAGGACGACCCCCGCGAGCCGCACCACATCGCCAAGGCGCTGACCGAGATCGTCACGCGCGAGTGCGAGGCCGCCGGGCTGCGCACCCCGCGCATCTCCGTCGAGCCCGGCCGGGCCATCGTCGGCCCGACCGCCTTCACCCTGTACGAGGTGGGCACCGTCAAGCCGCTGGAGGGGCTGCGGACGTACGTCTCGGTCGACGGCGGAATGTCGGACAACATCCGTACGGCCCTGTACGACGCCGAGTACAGCGTCGCGCTGGTCTCCCGGACCAGTGACGCCGAGCCGATGCTCTCGCGGGTCGTCGGCAAGCACTGCGAGAGCGGTGACATCGTCGTACGGGACGCCTTCCTGCCCGCCGACGTGGCGCCCGGCGACCTGATCGCCGTACCGGCCACCGGGGCGTACTGCCGCTCCATGGCCAGCAACTACAACCACGCGCTCCGGCCCCCGGTCGTCGCCGTCCGGGACGGCGAGGCGCGTGTCATCGTGCGACGCGAGACGGAGGAAGATCTCCTGCGTCTGGACGTCGGATGA